The Candidatus Delongbacteria bacterium genomic sequence GCTTGTGGAGAAGGTCGGTTATGTTTATTATTAAACAAACAAAAAGGAGTAATTGTGAAAACAAAAGGTTTTAGTCTATTGGAAATTTTAGTGGCATCATTGATAGCTGTTATCGGAATTACTGGTACAACGATGATCATTTACCAAAATGGTGAAATGAGTAATAATTTTTACAACAGGTCAAACGCTTATAACAAAATTAACTTTTTGAGTAGGATAATTGAGTTGTCTATAAAAGAAGGTGCTTCTACAATAATTGAAGAGAACGGAAGTGTTTTAAAAATTTACGATTTCGAGAATGTATTTACTATTGGTTATAAGCTAAAAGATAAAAAAATATACTATTGTGATGAAGATAACAATGTCTTAAAATTAGTTAGTCCTATTTTAAATGATGCGTCATTTGATGAATTTAATTTTCAAGCTGATAATAACAAATATGTTTATTTTGATTTAAAGTTATCGTTACTTAAGAATGAAGTTGTAAGATATACAACTCAATCATTAAGGTTTTATTCAAAATGTAGAAGTCTTTACTCATTATAAGGAGTTTTTATGTCCAAGAAAGGTCTGTCTTTAATTGTAGCAATAATGATTACTTTCATCATGCTGATTTCAATCTCGGGAGCAATTGCTGTAGTAAACAACCAGAGAAATCAAATATTTAATGATTTAAATGATACAAAGCTCTCATTTTTAGCTGAAGGAGGGATGAACTTAGCTTTAAACTGGTTAAAAGAACAAAAGCGTAGCTATGAACTAACTCTTACGAAGTTTCCATTATCTGGTGATGAAAAAATATATACAATTGATGGATGTGATGTTTCAGTTTCCGGTATTAAAGATAATACTTCAAAAGAATGGACTTTTATTTCGAAAGCAGCAATAAATGGTAGAACCTGTGAAGTTAAAACAACCAATGTTGTTCCTGCTATTCCACTAAATGATGGAAATGGACTGGAATTCGATGGTTTAGATGGAAGTAATGGCTCTAGGATATTAATAGAAAATACAACAGACTATAATGTTGGAGATACGGATCAATTGACAATAATGTGTTGGGTTAAAACTGCACAGGCTAGTGCAAATACTATAGGAACAGGGACAAAATATCAATGGTCAAATATTGTATCAAATGTTAATCCAAACTCTCCTGCTTCTGATTGTCAATTTATGCTTCAACATGATTCACAAAATGAATATGTAGAATTTGCTTTGAAAAATAAGAATGGCAATCAGAGAAAATATATAATGGGTAACAGAAAAATGAACCCAGACAGATGGTATCATATTGTTGCCACATATGATAATTCGATGATGAAAGTATACATAAACGAAGATTATGCAAGATGGAGCTATAAGTATAATGATCCAAAAATTGTAAATTCAGGAAAATGGTTTATGGCTTATGATGTTGTAGTAGAAAATGAAAACGGGTGCGATACCGCCGAAGAAGCACTCAATAATAAAAATACTCATTATAAGAAAGCAGAAAATTACGAAGCTGATTTTAAAAATTTTTATAATACCGGAATTTTATCACCAACAACATATGTTACTAATATTGGATCTACCTCAGGAAGTTCAGGTACTGAAGGATGGAGAAATTATAAAGGTCGTATTGATGATGTTTCTATCTGGAATAGAGCATTAACTGAAGATGAAATTGCAAGATATAGAATAGGTACTGACCGAATTACTGGAAAAGAAGAGAATCTTCAAGCGTATTGGGATTTTGATGACATAGGAAATTACCCTTCAGGAAGTAGTATCCCTGCAGGGACAGCTATAAAAAACAAAAAAATGATCCTAAATGAAGATGGAGAATGGGTTTATGATGCTTCTCTTGACGGTCAAACTCAAGGAGAAATAAAAGTTATTACAAACTCTGGTGAGAATAGAGATGATGATAGTTCTAATAAGTTGGTTGGGGAGTTAAAACGAAACTGGAATGTTAAATTTTATTAATTTAGAGGATATTTTATGAAAAAAGGAGTGACCCTTATTGAAGTTTTAGTTTCAATAACTATATTGGCAATCGTTGTGGCAGCAGGATTTCAAATCTACATCACAAATTTAAGAATATCAGTTGAACAGGATAAATATTATAATGCCGAAAATATATTAAGACAATGTGTTGAGGAGTTGACAAATAAACCCACTTTACTTGATGATAACACTAAATGGATTGCAGATGATGAAGTTTCTGGAAGAATAAATTACTATAAAACCTTTGACTATAAAGGTCTTGATGGTACTTTAACAAACTTTTCCGTACAACTGGATACTGTAATTGTAAAATCTGGCGAAGGGGCTGATCTTGCCAGAGCAAAACAATTGAAAGCAAACATTAAATGGGGGAAAAATCTATTTTCTGCTACAACAATTATTCCTTATGATTATCCAAGACCGTCTGTGTCAATTTAATAATTGTAGCTTTTTTTGAGTTTTGATGTTAAACTAGCGAAATTGGTAAATAGACTATTGAGTATTCTAGAAAGTAGTTAAATATGACAGAGAACAGAAATAAGTATATCATCTCCAAGTTAAAAAAATTTCAAATTTTTGAGAATTTTCAGGATTTTGAGATTATGAAAATTATTGAAAATTCCAGATTTATAAAATATGATCCTAATGTTATCATTTTTAATGAAGGAGATTCTGTTCCTACCAATAATTCTTTCTTTGTAATCCTAAAAGGTGATATTCAAGTATACAAGAGCGTGTATGTTGAGAACAGCTTTAGATCAGTTCTATTGAATCTTTTAAAAGATGGTGATTGCTTTGGTGAAATTGCTATTCTAAACTCAGTTAAGAAAAGAACTGCAACTTTGGAATCACTTACTGAATGTGAGCTTATTGCTATTAATAAAGAGAAATTTTATGAGCTGTACAATAATCATATTTTTTTAAAAAACCTTGTAACTATTTCTCATACCAATCTTTGCATTGCAAACAAAGTTGTCGTTTATGCTATTACTTCATCAAAAAAACATGTTTATAGATTGGTTTATATGCTTGATTTTCTCATATCAAAGTATGGGGTAAAGCGAGATAATGACATATATGAAATTATTCTTCCCTTTAATAGTTCTCTCATTGCCGACTTTCTTGGTTCGGCAAGACAACAGTATAGTAAATCAAAGAAAATCTTGACAGAGAAAAATTTGATCAAAGGTTATGGTAGAAAGATCATTATTCCAAGTTACTCAAAATTATTACAATATGTAAGCGAAGGTAGCGAGGAGTAGAAGGTGTAAATTAACACTTAGTTGAACACCACCTTTTAATAACTGCCAATTTCTCGTTTAATTGGATACTTTTAGTTCAACTAAAACTGTTCAAATATGAAAACATTAGCATAGGTATATATATATGAGAGTTTTATATATAAATTAGTTGACAATAATTCTTGTTTTTACGATCATGTAAATTATCATGAACAGAGTTGTGAATTATTATGATTTTTCAAATAAAACAAAATCAAAATGAATGTTTAAATCAGTTAATAAATCAATAGGGTTATATTATGAGAGAGAAATTAAAAAAAATAATTTTTGAACTTAACAAAGGACTTGTTGAAAGAGAAGAAGTTGTCAAAATAGCTTTATTGAGTCTGTTATCCCAAGAAAATTTAATACTTTTCGGACCTCCAGGTACTGCGAAAAGTGAAATCTCAAGACGATTACATAAAGTTGTGAAAGATGGAACTTATTTTGAATATTTATTGACTAAATTTACTACACCAGAGGAGATATTTGGACCTCTTTCGATAAAAGAATTAAAAGAGGATAGATATAAAAGAAAAATAGAAGGGTATCTTCCGGATTCTGAAACAGCGTTTTTAGATGAAATTTTTAAAGCTAATTCTTCAATTTTAAACTCTCTTTTAACTATAATAAATGAAAAAAAGTTTCATAATGGGAATAAAAGTGAAGAAGTTCCTTTAATGTCTCTTATTGGGGCATCAAATGAGTTACCATTAAATGACATTGAGTTAAACGCATTGTATGATAGGTTTTTGTTTAGAATGCATGTCGACTATATAAAGGATGAGAATATTGACAAATTGCTCAACTTGTCATTTGAGAAATTTGAATTGGAAGATAAATTTAAACTTACAAGAGATGAAATGTTAAGTATTTCAAATGGAATCTCTAAAATAGTTGTTCCGAACAATATTAAAACATTATTGAAAGAGATAAGAGAACAATTCAATGAAGAGTTTAAAGAAAATAATCATGAGAGTTTTTCAGATAGAAGATTAGTTAAACTATTGAAAATACTAAAAGTTTCTGCATTTACAAATGGAAGGAAAGAAGTTGATGAGTCAGATCTAGTGTTATTGATATATTGCCTATGGAATAATCCTAATAATTACGGGAATATAAAAAACATAGTGATTGATAAAGTTAAAAATAGATTTAGTGAGATTGAGGAAGTTATAAACTCAAATACCTCAGCTAAAGTTGCTAATGGAAAGCTAAAAGGAAGCGGAAAAGAGAATGATCCCTTTCTTATAGAAAATTTACTAGATCTATATTCCATTGATCACGCTAATTATATCGACAAGGGTTTTTACTTCAAACAGGTATTTGATATTGATTGTACTGAGGTAGATCACTGGCATTCCATAGGAAAAAAAGTTGCTTTTAGTGGTTACTACGATGGAAATGGTAAAAAAATCTCAAATCTAAAGGGTGATTCATTTTTTGGTTATGTCTCAGAAAACTCAATTTTACAAAGAATCAATATTGAAAATGCAAAAATTGATGCTCAGGCTGGTTTTGTAATATCTAATTCAGGTAAGCTTAAGAATTGTAATTTATCTGGTGAAGTAACTGGGTCGGGTAATAGTGCAGGTTTTGTCCAAAAGAATTGTGGAACAATCACTGACTGCAATTTTTTGGGAAATGTATCATATCACTTTGAAGCTAAAAGTGGGTCAGATATTGCTAATGCAGGTTTTGTCTTAGAGAATGAAGGGAATATAACTCTTTGCAATTATTTCGGAGCAGTATCAATATATTCATCGATGCCTAATAGTGATAGCAAAATTAACTTAGGAGGGTCAGGGGGGGTTATCCATTTAAACAAAGGCGAAGTTTCAAAATGTTTTTTTAAAGGAAGTTTCACATTAAAGTATGAAAAGCCTTCTAATAGTTATTATACACCTTATGTAGAAGTTACATTAGGCGGTTTAATATGTAGAAATGAAGGAACATTGACGAATTCTATGTTTTCAGGAGATATAAAATCTAATACGGAATATTCGAGAATCATTTTACAAATAGGTGGCATATCATGTTTAAATATAGGTAAAATATCTAAATGCCTTATAAATGGCGAGATAGACATTTCAAAATTTGATCGAAATGATGTAGGTGGTATTATCTGTGATGGTGGAAAAGTATCAAATTCTTTTTTTATGGCTGATCTTAAAGCTAATAAAGGAAATAACGATCAGGTTCGTAGAATCTCTTGCTTGAATAATGAGTCGTTGGAGAATAACTATTCGCTTGATAGTGTTCTAGTTGGTACTAATAAAGTAATTTCAAACAATGAAAATTCAGCAGAGGGAAAAGACATCAGTAGAGTAATGATTAATCAAGAATTTTTTAAACGATATCTTGATTGGGATTTTAAGGATATATGGGAATGGGATAAAAATGAAAACATGCCAACCTTAAAGCAAAACCGTTCTAAGACCAATGACAATGATGAAAATAAGAAGATAAAAGATCTAAATCAATTTGAACAAAATATATGGTTATAAATGCTTAGTTTATTAAATCCTTTTAATCCAATACTATTCAAATTATCGATCAAAGCGATAAAATCTTTCATTGATAATAATTTCAGAGAAAAAGTAATACCAGAATTAGGGAGTGTCGTATATTCTGATCTATATGGGGGTGTTGAGCATTCTGGTATTTATATAGGTAACAATGAAATTTCCAATATTGTTGTCGAAGATTTTGCTGAAGGTACTGTTAGAAGATCTTCACCTGAGAGTTTTACAGACAAAAGCTTAATTAACACTAAAATTTATGTTTCATGCAATAAACATGGTGCTGTTGGTGACTATAATGTGGGAGAAGGGGCTGAGGGACATGTTGGCGAACGAAATTTTTATGGTCTCATATTTTCAAATTGTCATGAGTTTTCAAGAAAATGTTTAGAATACTCGAATCAGAGTTTTTCCAGTTTTAATATCTTCGATTGGAATGATATAGACGAGACTTGGGAGCCTACAATCAGAAAGTTAAAAAAAACAGCACGAAAAAAAATAGGAGCAACGAAATGGAAATTATGGGACTGGAAAAATGATCAAATAGTTGAAGAACCAGATTTAAATCAGATAATAAATTTTTATGAAAACATGATTCTCAATAAAGAAAATATCAGATTTCTAAAAAATCAAATTAGAGAATCTAAAGCCTATATGGAAGAAATTTTTGATGAAAATATTCCAAAAGAAGGATTAAAATTATTAGAAGTTTTTTATTCAGAATTGAATAAAATTGACAATAAATATGAAGAAGTTAAAGGATTTTTAGAATATACAGGTGTTAATTATTCTTTTAATGATTTGAAAGAGTTAAAAGAAGATTTCTCTAAGATTTTATCGGAGATGAAACTTAATAAGCAAATTAAGAATATTGTTGAGAAATTAGGAAGAGAATATATTTCTGAAGAAAAAAAGAAAAAATCAAAAGTAGTAATCAGAAAGGAAAATGAAGTTTTAGGAATACATAAAAGTGATGAATTAGCTAGACTTTTACCATCTGAGTACGTTAACTTAGAAAGCGAAGAATTAGAGTATCTGTTTTATTCTAAATTATTAGAAAAGAGCTTATTAACATATGAAATTGCAGGTAGATCTAAAGAGCGGATTGAATTTGAAGAAGAAAATATAAACAAAAAGGGTCCAGTAATAGCGTGTCTTGATACTTCGGGAAGTATGGAAGGAGAGCCAATTTTAAAAGCTAAAGCTCTGCTTTTTAGTATTTCAAAAATATTGGAAAAAGAGGATAGAAAGTTAATAATTATATTGTTTGGAGCTTCAGGACAGATACAAGAAATGGAGTTCACTTCTAATTCACAAAATAACAAGATTTTATCATTCTTGAACAAAGGTTACGGAGGTGGCACTGATTTTGAGACACCTTTAAAGAGAGGTATCAATATTATTGAAAGTGAAAAAAGTAATTTTACTAAAGCTGATATACTCATGATTACTGATGGTTATTGCGATATTTCTGATATATTCAAGAAAACTATAAAGGTAAAAAAAGATGAACTTGATTTTATGGTTTATACTGTTATTTGTAATAACAACGTAGTAAGTGATGACTTTAGCGATGAAATTGTTAACTTTTAAGATACTAGAGATTAGAACTAAAAGGATGTCACAAATTAACTTTACGATATTGATTAACTATAAACTTTTGATACAAAATAATAATTAACTAAGAATAAACTTTTCTAGTTTTAACACTACTTTAGGAAACGCCATGGCAAAAATATATCCAGATAATTTGACTAATTTCAACTATACAGGATCTGAAAAAGCTGTTTATCAAGCTCTGAAAAAATTAAGCGATGATTATACAGTCTTTTTTTCAGTTCCATGGCAACAAAAAAACAGAAATGGACACGAAACCGATGGTGAATGTGACTTTGTAATAGTTAAAAAGAATTGTGGATACATTGCTTTAGAAGTTAAAGGTGGAAAGAATATTTCAATTGTTGATAATGTTTGGCAGATAGAATTAGACGGTGGGAATACTCATTTATTAAAGAGAAATCCCGCTGATCAAGCAAGAGAGTCTTCCTATTTTTTTAGAGATTACTATAAAGAAAAAACCGGTAATAGTTATAAGGCAGTTTACGGATATGCTGTATGTTTTCCATATTTTTCAGTAAAGGAAGATCTGGATATGCAGACACCCAGAGAAATAATAATAGATGCTCACAAATTTGAAAATTTACCGAAAGCTATAGATAGAGTCTTTGATTATTATCAAAAAAGCCAGAATTATAAAGGTGATGGAAGTGAACTCGATATTTTTATTGATCTAGTGAATACTAAACGTCATTTTGCGATACTTAAAGGTAAATTGATAAAATCTCAAGAAGAACGTTTTGAAGAGATCAATCTTGTACAAGATACTTTTCTGGATTTTATAAAATTCCATAGAAAAGCTATGATATGTGGTGGAGCAGGTACAGGCAAAACATTTATTGCATTGAAAAAAGCGATTAGATCAGCAGATGAAGAGAGAAGTGTACTTTTTTTATGTTACAATAGAAGACTTTCAGAATATTTGCGACATAGAAGTATAAAAGATATCCAGTTTTACAATTATCATGCTTTTGCAGAGGAAGTTTTGGGTAAGGACAATTATCAGACTCTTTTCGATTTGACTAATGGAAGTATGGAGTCAATTGAGTATGAGTTCTCAATGACTGAATGGCAAAAATACGACACAATAATTATTGATGAAGCACAAGATTTTCAATTGGAATGGTTTGATAGTTTACAACATTTGTTAAACACAGATGGAGAATTCTACATATTTTACGACAGAGAACAGGCAATTTTTGATGGACATATTGGAGAGATTGAGAAAAGATTCGATCTTCCTCCATTTTTCTTAAATAGAAATCTAAGGAATAGTGCTAAAATTCAAAATTGGGCGAATAATACTACAGGTTTGGGTTTGGAAATAATCCCAAACTCTCTTCAGGGTGTGAAACCTGTTAGAAGTATATTCGATGAATCATCTAAAGCTATTAAGGAAATTACCAAAATTGTGAATAAATTGATTGTTGAAGAGATGATAAATTTTTCGCAAATTGTATTGTTATCAGATAGAACTGTTGGCAACTCCATATTAAGTAATATAGATAAGATCGGAAATTATAAAATTACTACTGATTACGAAGATCGTAGCAACCTTAGATTTTTAACAATTCAATCATTTAAGGGTATGGAAGAAGATGTCGTTATATTTTTAGCTCATGGTAAAAATAGAGATAAATTGAATTTTGTTGCTTACACGAGAGCCAGATATCTTTTGTATGTAGTAGAGGTTAATAAATGATTTAGGATCATCATAGATCCTGAAGTCGTTGTAAGTATTATATCATTTATTATGCTTCATTAAACATTTTCTAAATTACTTCAAGAAAACAAAACGTAAAATAATAAGAGTTAGTATAGTTTTACAAGTTTAGCTTTTTAATATCTTATACAGTTTGAGGTGGTACACTAATTGAATACAATCAAAGAAAAGGGGAGTCTGAAAAATCTCCCCATTTTATGTCCACAGCTTAGTCACCAAGATATTTCCCAGGAATAAGATAATTTTTAACATAATCATCCACAGCATCCTCAAGAGATCTATAATTAACAGGTCTTCCATGACCAGCACCATTTAGCTTATCATTTTTTGCACATGTGTAGTATTGGTACTTACCTTTTAATTCTTCAGGCATATCGATATATTCGATAATATTTTCTCCGCCCATTTCTTTTCCCATACTTTTAAAAACAGCATTGGCCAAATCATTCCAGCTTCTTGCTCGTCCTGTTCCAACATTAAAAAGCCCGTTTACATGATAATTATTTGCTAGTTCAAGTATAACATATACAACATCTTTTACATAGACAAAGTCTCTTAAAGAATCTCCGTTAGCATATTCAGAACCTTCTTCAGATTTAAAAAGTTGAATTTTACCGGTTTTTAAAATTTCATTATAGCTCTTAAAGACCTTACTGGTCATACTTCCCTTATGATATTCATTTGGTCCAAATACATTGAAAAATTTCAAACCGACGACTTCCTTAAAACCATTTCTATGTTTGACATACTGATCGAATAATTGCTTTGAGTAACCATACATATTCAAGGGTCTTAACTCGTCCAGTTTAGTATCATCATCTCCAAACCCATATTCTCCATCCCCATAGGTAGCTCCACTGGAAGCATAGATAAATCTTTGACGATTTTTCATAGCATATTCGAAAAGAAGCTTAGAATACTCAAAATTATTTTTCATTAAATATGAAGTATCGGTCTCAGTAGTTCTAGAACAAGCACCCATGTGAATAATTTTTGAAACAGTAAAAGGAACAGAATCTTTCTTAATCATTTCTATAAAATCATTCCTATCATAATAGTCTCTAAACTTGAGAGCTCTAAGATTTTTCCACTTTTCGGATTCATTCAGATTATCGACTATTACAATTTCATCCACCCCCTGGCGATTGAGACCCCAAACTATTGCAGAACCAATAAATCCGGCACCACCTGTTACAACAATCATAATTACCTCCAAATTACTATTTCAAATCATTAAACCCGAAACATCCACAGCACAATCGAAACACTACTCCTATCAGAGTGTCAAATCAATTATATACTGCTGATCTAATTAATATAAATCAATATTTCTCAATATTGCTAAACTTTTTTGAATCAATGAGAAAACTACTTCCATTTTTGATAAGTTTAATCTTATCAAGAGCTAGCTTATTCGTTACTTCAATTTTTTCTAATTTA encodes the following:
- a CDS encoding AAA family ATPase; the protein is MAKIYPDNLTNFNYTGSEKAVYQALKKLSDDYTVFFSVPWQQKNRNGHETDGECDFVIVKKNCGYIALEVKGGKNISIVDNVWQIELDGGNTHLLKRNPADQARESSYFFRDYYKEKTGNSYKAVYGYAVCFPYFSVKEDLDMQTPREIIIDAHKFENLPKAIDRVFDYYQKSQNYKGDGSELDIFIDLVNTKRHFAILKGKLIKSQEERFEEINLVQDTFLDFIKFHRKAMICGGAGTGKTFIALKKAIRSADEERSVLFLCYNRRLSEYLRHRSIKDIQFYNYHAFAEEVLGKDNYQTLFDLTNGSMESIEYEFSMTEWQKYDTIIIDEAQDFQLEWFDSLQHLLNTDGEFYIFYDREQAIFDGHIGEIEKRFDLPPFFLNRNLRNSAKIQNWANNTTGLGLEIIPNSLQGVKPVRSIFDESSKAIKEITKIVNKLIVEEMINFSQIVLLSDRTVGNSILSNIDKIGNYKITTDYEDRSNLRFLTIQSFKGMEEDVVIFLAHGKNRDKLNFVAYTRARYLLYVVEVNK
- a CDS encoding Crp/Fnr family transcriptional regulator, whose product is MTENRNKYIISKLKKFQIFENFQDFEIMKIIENSRFIKYDPNVIIFNEGDSVPTNNSFFVILKGDIQVYKSVYVENSFRSVLLNLLKDGDCFGEIAILNSVKKRTATLESLTECELIAINKEKFYELYNNHIFLKNLVTISHTNLCIANKVVVYAITSSKKHVYRLVYMLDFLISKYGVKRDNDIYEIILPFNSSLIADFLGSARQQYSKSKKILTEKNLIKGYGRKIIIPSYSKLLQYVSEGSEE
- a CDS encoding LamG domain-containing protein, yielding MSKKGLSLIVAIMITFIMLISISGAIAVVNNQRNQIFNDLNDTKLSFLAEGGMNLALNWLKEQKRSYELTLTKFPLSGDEKIYTIDGCDVSVSGIKDNTSKEWTFISKAAINGRTCEVKTTNVVPAIPLNDGNGLEFDGLDGSNGSRILIENTTDYNVGDTDQLTIMCWVKTAQASANTIGTGTKYQWSNIVSNVNPNSPASDCQFMLQHDSQNEYVEFALKNKNGNQRKYIMGNRKMNPDRWYHIVATYDNSMMKVYINEDYARWSYKYNDPKIVNSGKWFMAYDVVVENENGCDTAEEALNNKNTHYKKAENYEADFKNFYNTGILSPTTYVTNIGSTSGSSGTEGWRNYKGRIDDVSIWNRALTEDEIARYRIGTDRITGKEENLQAYWDFDDIGNYPSGSSIPAGTAIKNKKMILNEDGEWVYDASLDGQTQGEIKVITNSGENRDDDSSNKLVGELKRNWNVKFY
- the rfaD gene encoding ADP-glyceromanno-heptose 6-epimerase, whose product is MIVVTGGAGFIGSAIVWGLNRQGVDEIVIVDNLNESEKWKNLRALKFRDYYDRNDFIEMIKKDSVPFTVSKIIHMGACSRTTETDTSYLMKNNFEYSKLLFEYAMKNRQRFIYASSGATYGDGEYGFGDDDTKLDELRPLNMYGYSKQLFDQYVKHRNGFKEVVGLKFFNVFGPNEYHKGSMTSKVFKSYNEILKTGKIQLFKSEEGSEYANGDSLRDFVYVKDVVYVILELANNYHVNGLFNVGTGRARSWNDLANAVFKSMGKEMGGENIIEYIDMPEELKGKYQYYTCAKNDKLNGAGHGRPVNYRSLEDAVDDYVKNYLIPGKYLGD
- a CDS encoding VWA domain-containing protein, with product MLSLLNPFNPILFKLSIKAIKSFIDNNFREKVIPELGSVVYSDLYGGVEHSGIYIGNNEISNIVVEDFAEGTVRRSSPESFTDKSLINTKIYVSCNKHGAVGDYNVGEGAEGHVGERNFYGLIFSNCHEFSRKCLEYSNQSFSSFNIFDWNDIDETWEPTIRKLKKTARKKIGATKWKLWDWKNDQIVEEPDLNQIINFYENMILNKENIRFLKNQIRESKAYMEEIFDENIPKEGLKLLEVFYSELNKIDNKYEEVKGFLEYTGVNYSFNDLKELKEDFSKILSEMKLNKQIKNIVEKLGREYISEEKKKKSKVVIRKENEVLGIHKSDELARLLPSEYVNLESEELEYLFYSKLLEKSLLTYEIAGRSKERIEFEEENINKKGPVIACLDTSGSMEGEPILKAKALLFSISKILEKEDRKLIIILFGASGQIQEMEFTSNSQNNKILSFLNKGYGGGTDFETPLKRGINIIESEKSNFTKADILMITDGYCDISDIFKKTIKVKKDELDFMVYTVICNNNVVSDDFSDEIVNF
- a CDS encoding AAA family ATPase, producing the protein MREKLKKIIFELNKGLVEREEVVKIALLSLLSQENLILFGPPGTAKSEISRRLHKVVKDGTYFEYLLTKFTTPEEIFGPLSIKELKEDRYKRKIEGYLPDSETAFLDEIFKANSSILNSLLTIINEKKFHNGNKSEEVPLMSLIGASNELPLNDIELNALYDRFLFRMHVDYIKDENIDKLLNLSFEKFELEDKFKLTRDEMLSISNGISKIVVPNNIKTLLKEIREQFNEEFKENNHESFSDRRLVKLLKILKVSAFTNGRKEVDESDLVLLIYCLWNNPNNYGNIKNIVIDKVKNRFSEIEEVINSNTSAKVANGKLKGSGKENDPFLIENLLDLYSIDHANYIDKGFYFKQVFDIDCTEVDHWHSIGKKVAFSGYYDGNGKKISNLKGDSFFGYVSENSILQRINIENAKIDAQAGFVISNSGKLKNCNLSGEVTGSGNSAGFVQKNCGTITDCNFLGNVSYHFEAKSGSDIANAGFVLENEGNITLCNYFGAVSIYSSMPNSDSKINLGGSGGVIHLNKGEVSKCFFKGSFTLKYEKPSNSYYTPYVEVTLGGLICRNEGTLTNSMFSGDIKSNTEYSRIILQIGGISCLNIGKISKCLINGEIDISKFDRNDVGGIICDGGKVSNSFFMADLKANKGNNDQVRRISCLNNESLENNYSLDSVLVGTNKVISNNENSAEGKDISRVMINQEFFKRYLDWDFKDIWEWDKNENMPTLKQNRSKTNDNDENKKIKDLNQFEQNIWL
- a CDS encoding prepilin-type N-terminal cleavage/methylation domain-containing protein produces the protein MKKGVTLIEVLVSITILAIVVAAGFQIYITNLRISVEQDKYYNAENILRQCVEELTNKPTLLDDNTKWIADDEVSGRINYYKTFDYKGLDGTLTNFSVQLDTVIVKSGEGADLARAKQLKANIKWGKNLFSATTIIPYDYPRPSVSI
- a CDS encoding prepilin-type N-terminal cleavage/methylation domain-containing protein, whose product is MKTKGFSLLEILVASLIAVIGITGTTMIIYQNGEMSNNFYNRSNAYNKINFLSRIIELSIKEGASTIIEENGSVLKIYDFENVFTIGYKLKDKKIYYCDEDNNVLKLVSPILNDASFDEFNFQADNNKYVYFDLKLSLLKNEVVRYTTQSLRFYSKCRSLYSL